A genomic window from Rhizobium sp. 007 includes:
- a CDS encoding O-succinylhomoserine sulfhydrylase produces the protein MSKTWRPATQLVHEGTLRSQYGETSEAIFLTQGFVYDTSEAAEARFKGETDGFIYARYGSPTNDMFEKRMCALEGAEDARATASGMAAVTAAILCQLKAGDHIVAARALFGSCRWVVETLAPKYGIECTLIDGRYLENWEKAIRPATKVFFLESPTNPTLEVVDIAGVAKLADEIGAKVVVDNVFATPLFQKPLELGAHIVVYSATKHIDGQGRCLGGVVLSDKEWIDENLHDYFRHTGPAMSPFNAWTLLKGIETLPLRVKQQTASAARIADFLAEQKQVAKVIYPGRKDHPQADIIAKQMSGGSTLVAFELKGGKEAAFALQNALDIIKISNNLGDSKSLITHPATTTHKNLSDDARAELGISPGTVRLSLGIEDADDLIEDFAQALSKVKS, from the coding sequence ATGAGCAAGACTTGGCGCCCGGCAACCCAACTCGTTCACGAAGGGACGCTGCGCTCGCAATATGGCGAGACTTCGGAAGCGATCTTCCTGACGCAAGGTTTCGTCTATGATACCTCTGAAGCGGCGGAAGCCCGGTTCAAGGGTGAGACGGACGGCTTCATCTATGCCCGATACGGAAGCCCGACCAACGATATGTTCGAAAAGCGGATGTGCGCGCTCGAAGGCGCCGAAGACGCCCGCGCCACCGCTTCCGGCATGGCTGCTGTCACCGCGGCGATCCTCTGCCAGTTGAAGGCCGGCGACCATATCGTTGCCGCCCGCGCGCTCTTCGGCTCCTGCCGATGGGTGGTCGAAACGCTTGCGCCGAAATACGGCATCGAATGCACGCTCATCGACGGCCGCTATCTCGAAAACTGGGAGAAGGCGATCCGCCCGGCGACGAAGGTCTTCTTCCTCGAAAGCCCGACGAACCCTACGCTGGAAGTGGTCGACATCGCAGGCGTTGCCAAGCTCGCCGACGAGATCGGCGCCAAGGTGGTCGTCGACAACGTCTTCGCAACGCCGCTCTTCCAGAAGCCCCTGGAACTCGGCGCCCATATCGTCGTCTATTCCGCGACCAAGCATATCGACGGCCAGGGCCGCTGCCTCGGCGGCGTCGTGCTTTCCGATAAGGAATGGATCGACGAAAACCTGCACGACTACTTCCGCCACACGGGTCCGGCCATGTCGCCTTTCAATGCCTGGACGCTTCTGAAGGGCATCGAAACGCTGCCGCTGCGCGTCAAACAGCAGACAGCGAGTGCCGCCAGGATCGCGGACTTCCTTGCCGAACAGAAGCAAGTGGCCAAGGTGATTTATCCGGGCCGCAAGGATCATCCGCAGGCCGATATCATCGCCAAGCAGATGTCCGGCGGCTCGACACTCGTCGCATTCGAGCTGAAGGGCGGGAAGGAAGCAGCCTTCGCGTTGCAGAATGCGCTCGATATCATCAAAATCTCGAACAATCTCGGCGATTCCAAGAGCCTGATCACGCATCCGGCAACAACGACGCACAAGAACCTGAGCGATGACGCCCGCGCGGAATTAGGCATTTCGCCCGGCACCGTTCGCCTTTCGCTCGGCATCGAGGATGCTGATGACCTGATCGAAGATTTCGCTCAGGCTCTTTCAAAGGTTAAGTCCTGA
- a CDS encoding quinone-dependent dihydroorotate dehydrogenase, protein MIGAFKHTARKGLFLFDPETAHGMSIAALKSGLVPACRISPDPRLVQTVAGLTFENPLGMAAGYDKNAEVPEALLKLGFGFTEIGTVTPKPQSGNPRPRIFRLVDDEGVINRLGFNNEGHDAAFRRLSMIRGQGIIGVNIGANKDSEDRIADYVAGIRRFYSVARYFTANISSPNTPGLRDLQARESLAALLSAVIAARDEEAARSGRKIPVFLKIAPDLTEEGMDDIAAEALSHGLEGLIVSNTTLARDGLKDQRQAKEAGGLSGKPLFDKSTAVLAKMRKRVGAALPIIGVGGVSSAATALEKIRAGADLVQLYSGMVYEGPGLPGEIVRGLSKLLDREQVSSIRQLRDTRADHWATRNV, encoded by the coding sequence ATGATTGGCGCGTTCAAGCACACTGCCCGCAAGGGGCTCTTCCTCTTCGATCCCGAAACGGCGCACGGCATGTCAATCGCCGCGCTTAAATCCGGCCTAGTTCCCGCCTGCCGTATTTCGCCTGATCCGCGGCTGGTGCAGACGGTCGCCGGCCTGACCTTCGAAAATCCGCTCGGCATGGCGGCCGGTTACGACAAGAATGCCGAAGTGCCGGAGGCCCTCTTGAAGCTCGGTTTCGGCTTTACCGAGATCGGCACGGTGACGCCCAAGCCGCAATCAGGCAATCCGCGCCCGCGCATCTTCCGCCTGGTGGACGACGAAGGAGTTATCAACCGCCTCGGCTTCAACAACGAGGGCCATGACGCCGCCTTCCGGCGTCTGTCGATGATCCGCGGCCAGGGCATTATCGGCGTCAACATCGGCGCCAACAAGGACAGCGAAGACCGCATCGCCGACTATGTGGCAGGCATCCGCCGTTTCTATTCGGTGGCGCGCTATTTCACCGCCAACATCTCCTCGCCGAATACGCCGGGCCTGCGTGACCTGCAGGCACGTGAGAGCCTGGCCGCTCTTCTGTCCGCCGTAATTGCCGCCCGCGATGAAGAGGCCGCGAGATCGGGCCGGAAAATCCCGGTCTTCCTCAAGATTGCGCCCGATCTCACCGAGGAGGGCATGGACGATATCGCCGCCGAAGCGCTCTCCCATGGGCTGGAGGGCCTGATCGTCTCGAACACGACGCTCGCCCGCGACGGTCTGAAGGATCAGCGGCAGGCGAAGGAAGCGGGCGGTCTTTCCGGCAAGCCGCTTTTCGACAAGTCGACCGCGGTTCTCGCGAAAATGCGCAAGCGCGTAGGCGCAGCGCTCCCGATCATCGGCGTCGGCGGCGTCTCCTCGGCGGCGACGGCGCTGGAAAAGATCAGGGCAGGGGCCGATCTGGTGCAGCTTTATTCCGGCATGGTCTATGAGGGCCCGGGTCTTCCGGGCGAGATCGTGCGCGGCCTTTCAAAGCTCCTCGACCGTGAGCAGGTCTCGTCGATCCGCCAACTGCGAGACACGCGCGCTGATCACTGGGCGACCCGGAACGTCTGA
- the apaG gene encoding Co2+/Mg2+ efflux protein ApaG: protein MYRALTRDIEVVVEPFYLEEQSDPDDDRYVWGYRIVISNNSDLTVRLINRYWNITDQNGLVDEVTGPGVVGEQPRLEPGDTYEYSSGCPLDTPSGLMFGHYQMETEDGELFDVEIPAFSLDSPGLLRVLN from the coding sequence ATGTACCGCGCCCTCACACGAGATATCGAAGTTGTCGTCGAGCCCTTTTATCTGGAGGAGCAATCCGATCCGGATGATGATCGCTATGTCTGGGGCTACCGGATCGTGATCAGCAATAATTCGGACCTGACAGTACGGCTCATCAATCGCTACTGGAACATCACCGATCAGAACGGCCTGGTGGACGAGGTGACCGGTCCTGGGGTCGTCGGCGAGCAGCCCCGGCTGGAACCCGGCGACACCTACGAATACTCGTCCGGCTGTCCGCTCGATACGCCTTCCGGCCTCATGTTCGGGCACTACCAGATGGAAACGGAGGACGGCGAGCTTTTCGATGTCGAAATACCCGCCTTCTCGCTGGATTCTCCCGGGCTGCTCAGAGTGCTGAATTGA
- a CDS encoding methyl-accepting chemotaxis protein: MLKNLKIRTKIMSILMLLGVIAMGGLIYVITEFRHADATYSAFIDHEALAAMQGSRASASVVAAVLQTTRLASLKAGTPAFHTALSTPSKLPQARDRLNEAAVLVPSRKPAIDDILSGIAEIETISSKVAEMSKSGDSAGAQIAAAQLNAKLTVLTPKMTANNDALMSMLNDGGDAVSASVNDRINLCLAIIAAAVIGAIALGIVIAQAGITSPMAKLRERMTRLAEGETDGDVPGLERRDEVGQMAEALEVFRTNAIERIQLGAQAEVDRNLTDGERREREAQKAREAAELSGAAEALGDGLRRLASGDLASHIDVPFAEHLDGLRQDFNHSVEKLNEAMRTVGANARAIGAGANEIRSSADELSKRTEQQAASVEETAAALEQITTTVKDAARRAQEASELVARTRAGAEKSGEVVRHAVKAMQQIEQSSAEISNIIGVIDDIAFQTNLLALNAGVEAARAGEAGKGFAVVAQEVRELAQRSANAAREIKSLITNSGTHVQTGVALVGETGKALDAIVHEVQEINQHVHAIAEASREQSTGLQEINTAVNTMDQGTQQNAAMVEESTAASHSLATEAAALNELLGQFKLSGTDSFIAAARPMPQAPARPAVTRPAPVSKPAIRVATVSTRPAASPARALGQTLAGAFGMNSASENKDADWTEF; the protein is encoded by the coding sequence CTGCTGAAGAACCTGAAAATACGAACCAAGATCATGTCCATCCTCATGCTTCTGGGGGTGATCGCCATGGGCGGTTTGATTTACGTCATCACCGAGTTCCGTCATGCGGATGCGACATACAGCGCCTTCATCGACCATGAAGCATTGGCGGCCATGCAAGGCTCGCGCGCCAGCGCGTCTGTCGTCGCCGCCGTGCTGCAGACCACGAGGCTGGCGAGCCTGAAGGCGGGCACGCCCGCTTTCCATACCGCGCTTTCCACACCGAGCAAGCTGCCGCAAGCGCGTGACCGTCTTAACGAGGCGGCCGTTCTGGTGCCCAGCCGTAAGCCGGCGATAGACGATATTCTCAGCGGAATCGCCGAAATAGAAACGATTTCAAGCAAGGTTGCCGAAATGAGCAAGTCTGGCGACAGCGCCGGAGCCCAAATTGCGGCCGCTCAGCTGAACGCCAAGCTCACCGTACTGACACCGAAGATGACGGCGAATAACGATGCCTTGATGTCGATGCTCAACGATGGCGGGGACGCCGTTTCGGCAAGCGTCAATGACCGCATCAATCTCTGCCTTGCGATAATCGCGGCGGCCGTTATCGGCGCCATCGCGCTCGGCATCGTCATCGCACAGGCCGGCATCACGTCGCCGATGGCGAAGCTTCGTGAGCGAATGACACGCCTTGCCGAAGGCGAGACCGACGGCGATGTACCGGGCCTCGAGCGCCGCGACGAAGTGGGCCAGATGGCCGAAGCGCTCGAAGTTTTCCGCACCAACGCGATCGAGCGCATCCAGCTCGGAGCCCAGGCGGAAGTCGATCGCAACCTGACCGATGGCGAACGCCGCGAGCGCGAAGCCCAGAAGGCTCGCGAAGCGGCGGAATTATCCGGCGCGGCAGAGGCGCTCGGCGACGGGCTGCGCCGTCTCGCATCGGGCGATCTTGCCTCGCATATCGATGTTCCGTTCGCAGAACATCTCGATGGATTGCGCCAAGACTTCAACCATTCGGTCGAAAAGCTGAACGAGGCCATGCGTACAGTCGGCGCCAATGCGCGGGCGATCGGCGCGGGGGCGAATGAAATCCGTTCATCGGCCGACGAACTTTCGAAGCGCACGGAGCAGCAGGCCGCATCGGTGGAGGAAACCGCTGCCGCGCTGGAACAGATCACAACGACTGTAAAGGACGCCGCCCGCCGCGCGCAGGAAGCAAGCGAACTCGTTGCCCGCACCCGCGCAGGCGCCGAGAAGTCCGGCGAAGTCGTCCGCCATGCCGTCAAGGCGATGCAGCAGATCGAGCAGTCCTCGGCCGAGATCAGCAATATCATCGGCGTGATCGACGACATCGCCTTCCAGACGAACCTGCTCGCCCTGAATGCCGGCGTCGAGGCAGCACGTGCAGGCGAAGCGGGCAAGGGCTTTGCGGTCGTCGCTCAGGAAGTGCGCGAACTGGCGCAACGTTCGGCGAATGCGGCAAGGGAGATCAAGTCGCTGATCACCAATTCCGGCACACATGTCCAGACCGGCGTTGCCCTTGTCGGCGAAACGGGCAAGGCGCTCGACGCCATCGTTCATGAGGTGCAGGAGATCAACCAGCACGTCCACGCGATCGCGGAGGCTTCCCGTGAGCAATCGACAGGCCTGCAGGAAATCAATACGGCCGTGAACACCATGGACCAGGGCACACAGCAGAATGCCGCCATGGTCGAAGAGAGCACGGCAGCAAGCCACAGCCTGGCAACGGAGGCCGCCGCGCTGAACGAACTGCTAGGCCAGTTCAAGCTGAGCGGAACGGATAGCTTCATCGCAGCGGCGCGTCCGATGCCGCAAGCACCAGCACGGCCTGCGGTGACCCGTCCGGCGCCGGTATCAAAACCCGCAATCCGCGTGGCGACAGTGAGCACGCGGCCCGCCGCTTCGCCTGCACGCGCACTTGGCCAGACGCTTGCCGGTGCATTCGGCATGAACAGCGCTTCGGAAAACAAGGACGCCGATTGGACAGAATTTTGA
- a CDS encoding thermonuclease family protein encodes MRPAALLTAVAGITIVAGMLAAGRERFAEPDAAATASGEPVTTAESKETLKPPLALPDPKISMSARPVDEASRFYPAQADGKPLERVATAGPEKPKPEPQRAATLPRPVAESAGILAFGNRTLRLAGIVPTQADKVCKEPDGNEWPCGMLAKTNFRLFLRLRSVTCDLEDANWTGIATASCKIGAQDLSQWLVENGWADAAPGSALTEAGAKAKAEKKGVYGEDPRKGAPLTLPPGPPPDNPLDPI; translated from the coding sequence ATGCGGCCTGCAGCACTTCTGACAGCTGTTGCGGGAATAACAATCGTCGCCGGGATGCTGGCGGCAGGCAGGGAGCGATTTGCCGAACCGGACGCGGCGGCAACCGCGAGCGGAGAACCCGTCACAACTGCCGAATCCAAGGAGACTTTAAAGCCGCCGCTTGCCCTTCCCGATCCAAAGATCAGCATGAGCGCGCGGCCGGTTGATGAAGCGAGCCGATTTTATCCAGCGCAGGCGGATGGCAAGCCGCTGGAACGGGTTGCCACGGCCGGGCCGGAAAAGCCAAAGCCGGAGCCGCAGAGGGCCGCTACATTGCCGAGGCCGGTCGCCGAGAGTGCAGGCATTCTCGCCTTCGGAAACAGGACGCTGCGCCTTGCCGGTATCGTTCCGACACAGGCCGACAAAGTCTGCAAAGAACCGGATGGGAACGAATGGCCTTGCGGCATGCTGGCGAAGACGAATTTCCGGCTCTTTCTGCGGCTGCGCTCGGTCACCTGCGATCTGGAGGATGCCAACTGGACCGGTATTGCGACCGCCTCCTGCAAGATCGGCGCGCAGGACCTTTCCCAATGGCTCGTCGAAAACGGCTGGGCGGATGCGGCTCCCGGATCGGCACTGACCGAAGCCGGTGCGAAGGCCAAAGCGGAGAAGAAAGGCGTCTATGGCGAGGATCCGCGCAAGGGCGCGCCGCTGACGTTGCCGCCCGGACCGCCGCCGGACAATCCTCTCGATCCGATCTAG
- a CDS encoding 2'-deoxycytidine 5'-triphosphate deaminase, producing MMARETGILADRAIAALFETGRLTSERELDRDQIQPASLDLRLGAKAFRVRASFMPGPSHLVADKLDRLSLHVIDLSEGAVLETGCVYIVPLMERLDLPAEMSASANPKSSTGRLDIFTRVITDYAQEFDKIPAGYSGPLYLEISPRTFPVVVRRGSRLSQIRFRVGYSILGEPELQALHDAETLVASAKPNVSGGGIALSIDLAGDKDGLIGYRGKHHTAVVDVDKKAEHDIFDFWEPLYSRGRNELILDPDEFYILVSREAVHVPPHYAAEMTPFDPLVGEFRVHYAGFFDPGFGHAPAGGMGSRAVLEVRSHEVPFILEDGQIVGRLVYEHMLEKPESLYGSGLGSNYQAQGLKLSKHFRI from the coding sequence ATGATGGCTCGCGAAACTGGAATCTTGGCCGATCGCGCAATTGCTGCGCTGTTTGAAACGGGCCGCCTCACGAGTGAGCGGGAACTGGATCGCGATCAGATCCAGCCGGCCAGCCTGGACCTGCGCCTGGGCGCCAAGGCGTTCCGCGTCCGGGCAAGTTTCATGCCGGGTCCCTCGCATCTCGTTGCCGACAAGCTCGACCGGCTGAGCCTGCACGTCATCGACCTCTCCGAAGGTGCCGTGCTCGAAACGGGTTGCGTCTATATCGTGCCTCTCATGGAGCGGCTCGATCTTCCGGCTGAAATGTCCGCCTCGGCCAACCCGAAGAGCTCGACTGGCCGCCTCGACATCTTCACCCGTGTCATTACCGATTACGCGCAGGAATTCGACAAGATTCCTGCCGGTTATTCTGGCCCGCTCTATCTGGAAATCAGCCCGCGCACGTTCCCCGTCGTCGTGCGCCGTGGCTCGCGCCTCTCGCAGATACGGTTCCGGGTTGGGTATTCGATTCTCGGCGAGCCGGAACTGCAGGCGCTGCATGATGCGGAAACGCTGGTCGCAAGCGCCAAGCCGAACGTTTCAGGTGGCGGCATTGCGCTGTCGATCGACCTGGCAGGCGACAAGGATGGCCTGATCGGCTACCGCGGCAAGCATCACACGGCCGTCGTCGATGTCGATAAGAAGGCCGAGCACGATATCTTCGATTTCTGGGAGCCGCTTTACAGCCGCGGTCGCAACGAATTGATCCTCGATCCGGATGAGTTCTATATCCTCGTTTCGCGCGAGGCCGTGCACGTTCCGCCGCACTACGCAGCCGAAATGACGCCCTTCGATCCGCTCGTCGGCGAGTTTCGCGTGCATTACGCCGGCTTCTTCGATCCAGGCTTCGGCCACGCGCCTGCCGGCGGCATGGGCAGCCGCGCCGTTCTCGAAGTCCGCAGCCATGAAGTGCCCTTCATCCTCGAGGACGGCCAGATCGTCGGCCGCCTGGTTTACGAGCACATGCTGGAGAAACCCGAAAGCCTTTATGGCTCCGGCCTTGGATCGAACTACCAGGCCCAGGGTTTGAAACTCTCGAAGCACTTCCGCATCTGA
- a CDS encoding helix-turn-helix transcriptional regulator yields MLSHEQIWAAIDRLAERHDLTPSGLARRAGLDPTSFNKSKRLSADGRLRWPSTESIAKVLEATGATMEQFMGFMRPAISLSGLPDGAFPPQGSSIPLLGFAQAGAGGFFDDGGFPAGQGWDVVEFPAAPSQKAGVYALEVQGDSMMPLYRDGDVLIVEPGAQVRRNDRVVVKTHEGEVMAKVLLRQSPRSIELMSLNPEHPNRTIELSDVDWIARIIWASQ; encoded by the coding sequence ATGCTGTCACACGAGCAGATTTGGGCAGCGATCGACAGGCTTGCCGAACGGCATGACCTGACGCCGTCTGGTCTTGCGCGCCGGGCCGGTCTCGACCCCACCTCCTTCAACAAATCCAAGCGGCTATCTGCCGATGGCCGCCTGCGCTGGCCTTCGACGGAATCGATTGCCAAGGTACTCGAAGCGACAGGCGCCACCATGGAGCAGTTCATGGGCTTCATGCGGCCGGCAATCAGCTTGTCCGGGCTGCCGGACGGCGCATTCCCGCCGCAGGGAAGCTCCATTCCCCTGCTCGGCTTCGCACAGGCCGGTGCGGGTGGCTTTTTCGACGACGGCGGTTTCCCGGCAGGCCAGGGATGGGATGTGGTGGAATTTCCAGCCGCCCCCTCACAGAAGGCTGGTGTCTATGCGCTCGAAGTGCAGGGCGACAGCATGATGCCGCTTTATCGCGACGGTGACGTGCTGATCGTCGAGCCGGGCGCGCAGGTGCGCCGCAACGATCGCGTCGTCGTCAAGACGCACGAGGGCGAGGTGATGGCAAAGGTGCTGCTGCGCCAGAGCCCGCGCTCCATCGAACTGATGTCTCTCAATCCCGAACATCCGAACCGGACGATCGAGCTTTCCGATGTGGATTGGATCGCGCGCATTATCTGGGCCAGCCAATAG
- a CDS encoding response regulator transcription factor, producing MQEQTIIIADDHPLFRDALRQAVTGMEGQHAIVEAGDFSAARAAATDHPDADIMLLDLAMPGVSGFSGLMALRAEFASLPIVIVSATDDATTIRRALELGASGFISKSSGIEDIRSSIQTVLAGDIATPENYRDGHEQDPDVADLIHRLHTLTPQQSRVLTMLGEGLLNKQIAYELGVSEATIKAHVSAILLKLNVDSRTQAVIQLGKINMAMVA from the coding sequence ATGCAGGAACAGACGATCATCATTGCGGACGACCATCCGCTTTTCCGGGATGCGCTGCGCCAGGCCGTGACCGGCATGGAGGGGCAGCACGCGATCGTGGAAGCTGGCGATTTCTCGGCCGCGCGTGCTGCCGCAACCGATCATCCGGACGCGGATATCATGCTGCTCGATCTTGCCATGCCGGGCGTCAGCGGCTTTTCCGGGCTGATGGCGCTGCGTGCCGAATTCGCCAGCCTGCCGATCGTCATCGTTTCCGCAACCGACGACGCGACAACGATCCGCCGCGCGCTGGAACTCGGCGCTTCCGGCTTCATTTCCAAATCGTCCGGCATCGAAGATATCCGCAGCAGCATCCAGACGGTGCTTGCCGGCGATATTGCGACGCCGGAGAATTATCGCGACGGCCATGAACAGGATCCGGACGTGGCCGATCTCATTCACCGCCTGCACACGCTGACGCCGCAGCAAAGCCGCGTGCTCACCATGCTCGGCGAAGGTCTGCTCAACAAACAGATCGCCTACGAACTCGGCGTTTCCGAAGCGACGATCAAGGCGCATGTCTCGGCCATCCTCCTGAAGCTCAACGTCGACAGCCGCACGCAGGCTGTCATCCAGCTCGGCAAGATCAACATGGCGATGGTCGCCTGA
- a CDS encoding Hsp33 family molecular chaperone: MAETASALGEFDFAGDDHVVPFQVEGLDVRGRAVQLGPMLDAILERHHYPAPVARLLAEVIVLTVLLGTSLKFEGKFTVQTKGDGPVDLLVADFSTPENVRAYARFDQALLDKAVAAGQTEPEQLLGKGVLAFTIDQGKFSQPYQGIVALDGTSLEDIAGTYFRQSEQIPTRVRLAAAELFDRDEAGKPRHRWRAGGLVAQFLPEAPERMRQPDLHGGDGDNAALAHKEDDAWTEARALVDTIDADELTDPQVGIERLLFRLFHERGVRVFSTRAVFDRCSCSRDKIKNVLKGFSDDEIDASQENGEIAVTCEFCSTTYRFEVVEVASAAE, translated from the coding sequence ATGGCAGAAACCGCAAGTGCTCTCGGCGAGTTCGATTTCGCCGGTGATGATCACGTTGTCCCGTTCCAGGTAGAGGGCCTCGATGTGCGCGGCCGCGCCGTCCAGCTCGGTCCCATGCTGGATGCGATCCTCGAGCGCCATCACTATCCGGCACCCGTTGCCCGGCTCCTCGCCGAAGTCATTGTGCTGACGGTGCTTCTCGGGACGTCGCTCAAGTTCGAAGGCAAGTTCACGGTGCAGACCAAGGGCGATGGCCCTGTCGATCTCCTCGTCGCTGATTTCTCGACGCCGGAGAACGTGCGTGCCTATGCGCGCTTCGATCAGGCCCTGCTCGACAAGGCAGTCGCCGCCGGCCAAACCGAGCCGGAACAGCTTCTTGGCAAGGGCGTGCTGGCTTTCACCATCGACCAGGGTAAGTTCAGCCAGCCCTATCAGGGCATCGTCGCGCTCGACGGTACCTCGCTTGAGGATATTGCCGGCACGTATTTCCGTCAGTCGGAGCAGATCCCGACACGCGTCCGCCTGGCTGCCGCCGAATTGTTTGACCGCGACGAGGCGGGTAAGCCGCGCCACCGCTGGCGCGCCGGCGGTCTCGTTGCGCAGTTCTTGCCGGAAGCGCCGGAGCGCATGCGCCAGCCCGACCTCCACGGCGGCGACGGCGATAACGCCGCGCTGGCACACAAGGAAGACGACGCCTGGACCGAAGCGCGCGCGTTGGTCGACACCATCGATGCGGACGAACTGACGGATCCGCAAGTCGGAATCGAACGCCTGCTCTTTCGCCTCTTCCACGAGCGTGGCGTGCGTGTTTTCAGTACCCGGGCAGTTTTCGACCGCTGCAGCTGCTCGCGCGATAAGATCAAGAATGTGCTGAAGGGCTTTTCGGACGACGAGATCGACGCCAGCCAGGAGAATGGCGAGATTGCCGTTACCTGCGAATTCTGTTCCACGACCTACCGGTTTGAGGTCGTGGAAGTCGCATCGGCTGCGGAATGA
- a CDS encoding DUF952 domain-containing protein — protein sequence MSVTPVVYKIVTEALWQEARQSGVFHGAGIDLKDNFIHLSTEKQVRQTVALFFAGQPGLLLVAIDSGKLGDKLIFEPSRDGDLFPHLYAELPLSAVIWERPLPLDDAGQHIFPELLS from the coding sequence ATGAGCGTGACACCCGTCGTTTACAAGATCGTGACCGAGGCTCTCTGGCAAGAAGCCAGGCAAAGCGGCGTTTTTCACGGCGCAGGCATCGACCTTAAGGACAATTTCATTCATCTCTCGACGGAAAAACAGGTGCGGCAGACCGTGGCGCTGTTTTTCGCAGGCCAGCCGGGCCTGCTGCTCGTTGCCATTGATAGCGGCAAACTCGGCGACAAGCTGATCTTCGAACCCTCCAGGGACGGCGATCTTTTCCCGCATCTTTATGCCGAACTGCCGCTTTCGGCAGTTATCTGGGAAAGGCCGCTGCCGCTCGATGATGCCGGACAGCATATCTTCCCGGAACTCCTGTCATGA
- a CDS encoding tellurite resistance TerB family protein: MNKPLSAHDALIYVMVMASAVDSTMNDREMERIGQLIGFLPVFKDFDHDKLISIARDCASLLAGPEGLDVVLETVKDTLPSRLYDTAYALAVEVASADLSVKAEELRLLSMLRDRLELDKLTCAAIERSAIARFRRG, encoded by the coding sequence ATGAACAAGCCGCTTTCCGCCCATGACGCGCTGATTTACGTGATGGTGATGGCATCCGCTGTCGACAGCACGATGAACGACCGGGAAATGGAGCGCATCGGCCAGCTGATCGGCTTTCTGCCGGTCTTCAAGGATTTCGACCACGACAAGCTGATTTCGATTGCCCGCGACTGCGCATCGCTGCTAGCCGGACCGGAAGGCCTCGATGTCGTTTTGGAAACGGTGAAGGACACGCTGCCTTCGCGGCTCTACGATACCGCCTATGCACTTGCTGTCGAAGTCGCCTCCGCCGACCTTTCGGTCAAGGCCGAGGAGCTTCGGTTGCTCAGCATGCTCCGCGACAGGCTGGAACTCGACAAGCTCACCTGCGCTGCCATCGAACGCAGTGCGATCGCCCGCTTCCGCAGGGGTTAA
- a CDS encoding transporter substrate-binding domain-containing protein: MRQSFLASIRFKVFFTLLQLVAASSVTPGFAQQTPSSLPLLFDARERLAKPDLSSLVRLRFLTSVDFPPFNFTDQNGKLAGFNIDLAREICDELEVAAKCEIQALPFADLKEALAASQGDAVIAGLAVTSDLRKQFTFTRPYLMLPARFVRNAKAEINGNTSASLSGRPVGVVKATVHEAMLAAFFPAIKAVPFENKEAMLTALKDGKVDAAFADALQLSFWVSSQASAKCCALFDGPYLSEQFLGEGMTIMLRQNDGVLTAALDHALAALSRNGRLQEIYLRYFPYGLF; encoded by the coding sequence ATGAGACAATCTTTCCTCGCCTCTATAAGGTTTAAGGTTTTTTTTACCTTATTGCAATTAGTAGCTGCATCATCTGTGACGCCTGGCTTTGCGCAGCAGACGCCGTCGTCGCTGCCGCTGCTTTTTGATGCTCGCGAAAGACTTGCCAAGCCGGACCTTTCGTCACTCGTCCGCCTCCGCTTTCTCACCTCCGTCGACTTCCCGCCTTTCAACTTTACCGATCAGAACGGCAAGCTGGCGGGCTTCAATATCGACCTGGCCCGCGAGATCTGCGATGAATTGGAAGTTGCTGCGAAATGCGAGATCCAGGCACTGCCCTTCGCCGATCTCAAGGAAGCGCTTGCAGCCTCCCAGGGCGATGCCGTCATCGCGGGACTGGCCGTCACCTCGGACTTGCGAAAGCAGTTTACCTTCACCCGTCCCTACCTGATGCTGCCGGCCCGCTTTGTGCGCAATGCGAAGGCAGAAATCAACGGGAATACCTCCGCATCGCTCTCCGGACGTCCGGTCGGCGTCGTCAAGGCGACGGTTCATGAGGCCATGCTTGCCGCCTTTTTTCCGGCAATAAAAGCCGTGCCTTTCGAGAACAAGGAAGCGATGCTTACTGCTCTTAAGGATGGCAAGGTGGATGCCGCCTTTGCCGATGCGCTGCAGCTGTCCTTCTGGGTTTCCTCCCAGGCGTCAGCAAAATGCTGTGCGCTCTTCGACGGCCCTTATCTGTCGGAGCAGTTTCTGGGGGAAGGCATGACGATCATGCTTCGCCAGAACGACGGCGTATTGACCGCAGCGCTGGACCACGCGCTTGCAGCGCTTTCCAGAAACGGCCGCCTGCAGGAAATCTATTTGCGTTATTTCCCTTACGGGCTCTTTTAA